The genome window GGTTGATTCTGTAAGGTATCGATACAAATTTGTTGTTTGATGTTTCGATGATGGGTTCTTCGGTGGTAGCTATGCATGCCCTATCTGGGGCAGTACCTGCCCATTTTAGTCCCAGTTTATTTGCGAATGCGCCGCACGTAGCTATCCACTATAAAACTCGTGGGAAGTACCGGAGGAAGAGTCGTGCGCTCGCAGCTTCATGTTCTACATCAAGAATGCGGAACGGTTGCCTGAGAGATTATGGATTTAGGAACATCAATAACCGATTGTTGTCTTTGAAATGCAAGTGCCAGCGAGCTGAGAGCACCAGTGGAGATGCCAACAAGACCTGGTTCACTGAACCAACGAGTAAGGCAGATCAGATTCTTGGTGAGCTGAATGGGCAGAAAGTTGTTGATTTTGAGAATGGTTCTGCCATCATGCCTAATGATGTATCAGTCAATCAGTCATCGGACAAGACGAGAGGAAACTCTGTTGAGGATGTGGCGTGGCGGCTTTTACAGGAATCTGTGGTTTATTATTGTGGAACTCCAGTTGGAACTATTGCAGCAAAGGATCCATCTGATAACGGTAGCAGTGTTTTGAACTATGATCAGGTTTTCATTCGTGATTTCATACCTTCGGGGATGGCTTTTCTACTGATGGGAGAATATGAAATTGTCCGCAACTTCATTCTTCACACTCTTCAGCTGCAGGTAATGCATTAAATTGTCATACATGCCTGTGATTTGGAGTGTAGGTAAGAAGTTTCCTGTTGTCTTTACTACTAGAAGTGGCACAAGAGTCAACAATTGGAATGAAAAGGGTGTTAAAAGATGTCTTGTGTTTTCTTCTTCATTAGATTGTTTTTCTACTTTATTTTGTTACCCATCATCTGTGTATGGAGACTTTCACATCATGAGTTGAGAGTTTAGGAAACAAAGCTTGCATGTTATAGTGCTCGTAGATTCAAATCATAATGTCGTCACTGCACTAACAGCTACACCTGAGTTTTCCATCTATAGAGTATAGAGAACACCATTCAAATTCTTTTTTAAAATTTGTAGAGCTGGGAGAAGACAATGGATTGTCACAGTCCAGGTCAGGGATTGATGCCAGCAAGCTTCAAGATTAGGACAGTTCCGCTTGATGGTGATGACTCTGCTACTGAAGAAGTCTTGGACCCTGATTTTGGAGAAGCTGCAATAGGACGTGTAGCACCAGTTGATTCAGGTATGTTATCCTATATTTTCTTTTTCGCAATGGATAAGTGGTGAAGGCAGAATTCGAGCCCAGGACCTTGTGATAAACTGTCAAGAGCTTTACTAGCTAAGTTAGCTGACACCTTCTACATTATCATATATTGCCACATAGCTGACAAGTTTTCTTATAATATTCATTAGTACCTCAAGGAGTTATACTGTACTTGGATGTTGTTGATAAGAGAAGTCTTTTGCTATACATCTAGTTGCGTTTTGTGGTGTCTGCTTATAATTTTGGATGTTCACTAGGATTTGTTCAAATCTCTCTGCAAGGTTTAGCATTCTGCTTAATCATGGATGTTGAGTGTTAAACATGCTATTATATTCGACTGCAGGATTATGGTGGATTATACTGCTACGGGCTTATGGAAAATGCTCTGGAGATCTCTCAGTCCAGGAAAGAATTGATGTGCAGACAGGCATCAAGATGATTCTAAAGCTTTGTTTAGCTGATGGCTTTGACATGTTTCCAACATTATTAGTAACAGATGGTTCATGCATGATTGACCGCCGAATGGGGATTCATGGCCACCCTCTTGAAATTCAGGTGGCATCTTTTGCTTCCATTTTAACGACTTCTATTGTTCTTGAGTTAGATTAAGTGCTTCTGTTTCTTTTTTATAAAGAAAAATCTGAAGCGCTACATTAACATTTGGTATAAGCTGAATGGTAATCCTTAATATATTTGCTCTAAGTTGAACCAGAAGTTTGTCTTAATGGTGTTCTTTCTGAGATATTTTTGGTAGGTGTCCAATTTGGCCATGTAATGTTGAATTGAAATTAGTTTTTCTTTTGCAAATTACCACTTTGACTGGGTCATTTTAACCCTTGTTAACATTTGTTTGCTCTCCATCCACCAAATTAATCTTCTTTAACCCTGAACCAGCAAACTCACACTCATGAATTGCTTAAGATTCTTGCTTCTGTTGGATAGCACCTCAATTTTTAGAGGAAAGCTGTCACATGAAACAAGTGAATGAGTTCCCTCTAAATCATTTATGGGTGTATGTCTGACTGAGCCTTGTTTGTGCAGGCACTGTTCTATTCGGCACTTGTATGTGCTCGGGAGATGCTTGCACCAGAGGATGGATCAGCAGACCTTATTCGAGCATTAAATAACAGACTAATAGCACTGTCATTTCACATTCGGGAGTATTATTGGGTAGACAAGAGAAAACTCAATGAGATCTACAGATACAAAACAGAAGAATATTCTTATGATGCTGTGAACAAGTTCAACATCTACCCTGATCAAATTTCTCCATGGCTAGTGGAATGGATGCCTGAGAAAGGAGGTTACTTTATTGGAAATTTGCAGCCTGCACACATGGATTTTCGTTTCTTTTCTCTAGGAAATCTGTGGTCTATAGTGAGCAGTCTAGCAACTACACATCAATCACTTGCCATTTTGGATCTTATTGAGGCTAAATGGTCTGATTTGGTGGCAGATATGCCATTTAAGATATGTTATCCTGCTCTTGAGGGTCAGGAATGGCAAATTATTACTGGCAGTGATCCCAAAAATACGTAATCTTTCAGCATCTACTAATAGTACCTTGCCATTTGAGTTTCCAGTTCTTTACTCTAATCTATGATTGTGCTTTCTGCAGGCCTTGGTCATACCACAATGGAGGTTCCTGGCCAACATTGCTCTGGCAGGTGGGCAATACACCATTGTTATTTTATTTTCAGTATAAATTTTGTGGTAGCATTATTTGTCTGGGATTACCCTGTTTTCTTTTTAGTGTATTGATGATATACACATAAATATCTGACTTCTGCTTTGTCTTTTGCATGCCTACTTTTTGACATGAGTTTGATTATCATTGACTTGAGTAGAAATGATATATCAAGTGCTGAGAGGTATCTTATGCATGCTGCATGTCGAGGTCAGACACTTGAAAATAGTATAACTGGTGAACCATTCTCAGTACTCATACAAATTATTGGCAGTCATAAACCTTTTGTCTGGCTAGGTGAGTATGCCTTGACAAGAAGTAGCCATTGTTTGTGGGTTTATGTCCCAAATGGATCAGAACTCATGGCCTGGAGAGTCATGCTAACAGTGGTTCCATCTTGCCTCACATCCTGGCACTTCGTTGTGAAATTGAGATTTAAGTAGAACCAAATTCTGCATGTTGACACTTTGCTTGTAATGCTGGGAACTTTTACTGACGGAAATGAAGATGCTGCATTTTAAAAGATCTGCAATCTATACTTTGGGCAGATTCATTTGTTTACTGGAGATAGTTCTCACATGAAAGACATTTTAATGCTGACTTATCCTTTTGTGATCAAAATGCAGCTCACAGTTGCATGCATTAAGATGAACAGGCCAGAAATTGCTGCAAGAGCCATTGAGGTTGCGGAAAAGCGCATTGCAGCAGACAGGTGGCCTGAATATTATGATACCAAGCGAGCACGATTCATTGGAAAACAAGCTCGTCTGTACCAAACTTGGTCCATCGCAGGCTTCCTGGTGGCGAAGCTGCTGCTAAAAAACCCAGATGCTGCAAGAAACATATGGAACGACGAGGATGCAGAGATTGTGAATGCCTTGAACATCATTGTCGATTCCAACCCAAGGAAGCGAGGCAGGAAGGTGCTAAAGAAAACCTATATCATTTGAGGAGACaagcttttatttattttgatcaaGGGAACAAGTGTGAAGCATTGCATATGAGAAATCGAGAAGGAAGATGAATGCCATTGTTTGTTTCCGAATCATACAACTTTGTAGTGTTGTACACATGAATCCCATGTTAGCTTTTTCTTTGCATTCCATATGCCATGATGGAATAGGCTGTTATGTTGTACGACATATTAAGAGGAGAATGTAAAATTCTGATATCATTGgcataatttatttttctcaattattgatgaattattttttattatattatattgcgTACAACATGGTTCTATACGAAGTCAAACCTGAAACGTATCATCAATTGTCTAACCATCAGGATATTTTCACAGAGATAATTGTTCAAGTATTTTAATTTTCAAAAGTAAAATTCATAATTTTCTTTCTCATAGAGAAAATATTCACTTCAATCTCGCCTTAGAAATGTGATGGCAATAATCAACAAGGAGAAAATAAATCTCACTCAACAATTGGGTCACGTGCATATCAACCCAATATAAAATATTGAAAGAATATTCTTAATATCATAAGATATTTCTTCGGGTTAAGcccattataaaaaaaatcatcatgtcgTAATAATTGAAATAAGTTATTGTTTACTTGAAATTCTTGTTTTTTGTTTTGTGATAGATTAGATCATCAGAGGGATCACATGCGAAACCCCATCCAATCTCGCAAACATCTAAGCATCCCTTTGATCATCACATCAGACTAGATCATCAGAGGGATCACATGGGGAACCGTATCCATTCTCAATTTTTGTATAGGTCAACCACCCCATCCAATCTACTGTTTGATGATTCGAGCCTCTCTTTTGATCACATCAAACTTTTAATGCATGCGGACTTCAACCGGATCGAGTTGATCCAATCATCACCAACACTCATcaagaaaatctataagtttgtaTTTTATCTCCAAGTAATGCCTTTATGAAATGAAAGTCCCCATAATAAAAACATTTAATGTGGTCCAACCCACATTAAGAAAAATCACAAACATCAAAATAGTAATTAGAAGCTGACAGGAAGAACATAACTCTTGAATAGTTGCTGACATGTGAGCCCCACTCGTTCACTACTCTTGACTcaacttttaaaaaattttataaattttttttttataaatgataattttACCCTTAGTCCTTGTCGGACTTGTCTTGCTCTTGTTGTTCTCGCTTATTATATAGGTAATAAGTTCACAGCCCTCACCTAATGAAAAGGGAGTACGGAGGTGATGACGGATTTGACAGGACCAATGAAGTCCATAAATACAAAGATGGTTTTCGTGTAAAAGTGATGCAAGAGGACGGATTCGATATGGGTTAggaataaaattatcttttcacaTGATAAAAGACGCTATGtaagaatttttgaaagttaagatattttatgagaatttttcaaagataattaaaaaatatatcttttttttttctcaagagAGATTGGATTGATGAGTTTAATAAATTTCTTATGACAACCATTTAGCATGATATTTCCACTTGCCATAAGATAAGTATGTATAAATTGCATACATATTATTAGAAAATCTAACAACTTCTGTACactatcaattttttttcattAGTTATCCTTATAGTGAAAATATAGGGATGTTTAGGTAAATTATGTATTTTATCCTTTTTAATATAGTTGGAGATGTTGAGCTGATTTTTTTTGGATGgattttaatgaaaaatatattaatattaaattaatatatatgctAGACTAAAATTTATGAAGGTAAACAAAGAAATAAGAGTCCACAAGTGAGAGTGTTCCAACACATGACTGCTACATATTCAAATTTTATATGCtaaatattatcaaaataatatcaaattatataaTGTAATATAATATGATATGATATAACATTAACATAAAATAAGTTTGGATAGGACTCACACAGTCCATATTATTAGAAATCCAATATTCTAACCCTACTCGACTACTCCAAGAATTGATCTTCCTCGCCGGTGAGCTCATAAATTATTCTCTCCTATTGAAGTTTGTTCTCacgtttgataccaattgttcatAGAATGTGGATTGCCTGAATATTTTTCTAATCATATCGTAGGAggattattttattttactttatttattattgataggGCAGGAggatttgatgatgatgttgaataTAGATGCTGACTAATTAAGAACTAACCACTATTATAAGGTTTCAATATTACAACAACTTCAAAATCGATCATACCATCTTTAATTccttatattatttaattatattaatttgaTCAAAATTATGTGTGGGTCCCATCTAGTTCTCGATCGAGACTGGTCTCATATTTGCTGTTCGGCGCCAACAACCGAGCAGAGGCAGGTTTCGATGTATGCACTGAGCCCATGGAGGGTTAGGTCAATGCATCCTTTCGTGGATAAGAGCATATAAAACATATGATGCGTCTTATgtggaaaaaataaataaatttaaagtaTACATGCGTCTTTTGTGGATAAGTGTATTGATGCAATGTGTCATCAATGGATAAGAGCATATGAAGTGTCCAATGTGTTCTTGATGGACAAATACATTTAAAGAGTATCAAACAACGTTTCTTTCATGATATAAAAGTCTACAACGTATGATACATCCTTGGAGGATAGAAACATTTGAACAATACAATATGTTTTTCTCGAGCTAAGCATCCAAAAGTGCTCGATACATCTCTCTTAGGCTAAGAAACCAAATAATACCCAATATACCCTTTTCATATAAGGCATACAAGAGCATTTGATGTGTCATTCTTGGGCTAAACATCCAAGGGTGCCTGATGCATTCTTGGGCTAAATATCTAAAGGGTGCATGATACATTATTGAGCTTGCTAGTCATAGATaccctacaaaccaatcacgtgagtaatgacacgtgtaacATGATACGTAATTTTttgttcattatatatatatatatatatatatatatatatatatatatatatatatatatattgatgtctaTTGATCGgtgtaatgagaattagatcgtgatgaggtcacgataataagaccgattcacatttaaatatataccctaaataatctcaatcatagcttattcgagagggacatcgagataaccggatagactggtgtactgtatacttgtatatgatggaggtgattggtctcatagctgctcgtgtggggacactagggatatagtgtaggtgctcattagagaatgagttcactgattgattcgctcattGAATGATGGATGTTTGATGATTCCTTATTGTTAAACAGTAATTCCGTAGTTCCAGTGATGTATCTGcttcttagatttgagacaccaagaatgtcgtgtatgagtacttcactctttgataccagaattaTAGGTCTgaaggtttcagatctagcacaaccgatcatcgggagtggtaaccaaccttacaagaactattgagtgtcgatagaggatcatccactcttggtgttatgagaagaatatctcatatgcttttgctcaaacaaatccctagctagggtcattcagattgagggagaaagagttctatgaaagaatccgattagagtgaggcttgagtagaaattgtatgggcatGAAATTACCATACCTAGTATACGATcactagggtattagatggataagagactatagatacattgtAACTAAGGatggataggtccaatggattggattcctctgtatcgtttgaggactgtgacgtagtggcttagtatgtctgcagtcgatgagtcgagtgaattattatgaagataataattcattgagctagaatgaatcatgataggtatgactcactgctagctcgatattgagcctagagggtcacacacatatggtaggcattgcgatgagtagaagttcagatataagatatccgtcggagcccctatcttattggatatctaataagcccctgaattattgaatcctatggattagatccaataagagccattgagagattattggatagagatccactaatataagaggcttggatagttggatggagatccaatacctaataagataggatccattagggtttagttGACAAGGGGCccatataaataagagggaactaaaggttcataggctagagtttctcttggttgtcatctcctattctcctctccccttctcctcctcagatagtaggcatGAAGATTAGggcagagatttgaggagcgtcgtcgcagccttaCAAtatagatcactactagagaggaggacgcttgacctctttcatcctctcctatagatctgtaaagattcagggatatatgatctccctaggtaaaatataatctttcatatatgcagtttttagttttgcagattttgcgcaccaatcttcgcacgacgatgaacatatttttgaaaatttgaagatttttattttttgttcttccattgcgcatgtgatgttacccCTTAAAATTTTctatagtggtattagagccaggttgttcgtgtgaaatattagttttgaactatgtgtgttgtgttttgggaaGACTTTtatcgtcaaaatcattgacgcaaaatgtgagatagggcagcaactgttgctgcccttgtagGTTGGCCAATGGCTGCTTGCAACCGTGGCTGAGGCCTGGCCACCTGCGTGCAAGTGGCTGGCGAGCAACAACTAGTCGCCTACAGGGGTAGCGACACCTGTAGGCGTTGCGCTTGTGAGTAGAGTtgtccgcgggggcgcccacctacaagaTGTgttgagatgtcgatggaaccaatGAGAATGAGATGGATAATCacaaggcatagagatgcaccactgtatacataaatcttgatgtgagtgattagacccacTAGCTTAGTTTGATCATATTAGACTATGATCCataatcatttggtgtgattgcttatgtgatgtgtgattacttgtactcctaatagatatgtatatataattgcatgcgatgtagatatatattaaatatgtatgtgtgtgacatattaTATTAGGAGagcaaatcaaaatcccctctctcgataatattaagtcagtaaacatgagacaattagattgacccatgtgaccttccattattataggtagggaccgaatcTTGACGTAGGTTAAGTTATTCGAGTCCCTtggggctcacctatatcgtggttCGCTATCTTgcatacaacatagagatgtcactggtgacctacgGATatggtatgattggtcgagtccctcgagggtatatcatcgaatcatactcatcttgtaacgatggtgttgacttaaccgaacatcatggttggtcgagtcccttaagaccatggtggttcgtaGGCCGAACATGATaggaatcacaagaagttgtgatcggcaagagttacttatcttttaggcttagtgtaattggtcgagtccctcgaggttacactaagatgcttatTAGATCCCGATCCTCACTAAAAGTCTACTAGAGACTTCTATTTCACGTActgagggtgtcgcacgacttactaGAAAAATAGTAATAGCAGATTAAGATAAAAATTCATATCTTATTTGTTCATTTTATTTGTTcatatctgttgggaaatcatggggggcgacatcatatgcgcagcggaagaacaagaaaacaaaaatccccgattcccaaaaagatgttcatcgtcgtgcgaagattggtgcgcaaaaatccgtaaaacataaaactgcgtatagagattgtgttacctagggagatcgtatatccctgtttccttgtagatccttaggagagggtgaaggaggtcaagcgtcctcctctctagcggtgatccacacagcagggttgcgacgacgctcctcaaaactccaggcctactctgaggtggagagggagaggagaataggaaaggcaagcaaagactctagcctatgaggctgtgaatccctcctatttatagagatcccgtgtcaaaccctaatgggtccttccctagtgggtattggatctgcatccaataagacaagggctccgtcggatatctcatatccgaacctctactcatcgcaatgcctaccatatgtgtgtgaccctctaggcccaatatcgagctggccgtgagtcatacctgttagaactccttctaactcagtgaattattatctctgtaataattcactcgactcatcgattacggacgtactaggccactacgccgtagtccccagacgatacaggggaatccaatccattggacctatctgtcctcagttaccatgtacctatagtccctcatccatctaatatcccagagaccgtatatcgagcatggtgctgtcagacccatacggtttctactcaagtctcgctctaatcggatcctcccggagaactctttctctctcaacccgaatgaccctggccagggatttgtctgagcaagaacacatgagatattcctctcatgacgccgagagtggatgatcctttgtcgacactcaatagccctcgtaaggtcgactaccactcccaatgaccagttgtactagatctgggataaccaaacctataagtctggtatcaaagagtggagcactcatacaggacatccttggtgtctcaagtctaaggaccagatacaccactaggactacggaatcgctgtctgacaataaggcatcatcaaccatccagcattccgtaagcggatcaatcagtgaactcattctccaatgagcacctgtactgtatccctagtgtccctacacgagcagctatgagactagctgcatccatcatatggacgggtatacaacacaccggtctatctggttatcacgatgtccctctcgagtaacctatgaccgcgattatttaggatatgtgtttaaaggtgaatcgatctcattatcgtgatctcaacacgatccgattcccattgcacaaatccaaggacatcacaatatatatatatatatatatatatatatatatatatatatatatatatatatatatatatatatatatatatatatatgcgtttatgcaatagttataaagtgatatacgctaaaatataataagcaaaaagattctgtatcaagtcacacgtgccatcactcacgtgattggcttgctgggcacctatgactagcaatttctctataaaatctgtatgttatttatttctactatatctttatttttagaaaatgtcactttcaaatcccttacgtggcatacttgatgtcaatcacctcattggtccaaattatacggattggctctgcaacatgagaattattctcataaagaaaaaaatcatttatGTCCTTGATATTGTGATGCCTTCGCCCGAGGAAAGGGtaaccaaggatgagatcgcttgctacataAAGTACATAGATGATTTCACTCTTGCTCgatgttacatattgggctcaaTGACTCTTAAGTTAtaagtgtactgtatacccataaATATGATgaaggtggctggtctcatagttgctcgtgtgggaatactagggatacagtgcatgtgctcattggagaatgagttcactgattgatctgctcatggaatgctggatggttgatgataccttattgtcgaaTAGCAATTTTATACGGATTGACTCTGCAgcatgagaattattctcataaagaaaaaaaacattTATGTCCTTGATattgtgatgcctacgcccgaggaaaggGTAagtaaggatgagatcgcttgctacataaagtacatagatgacttcactcttgctcgATGTTAATATTGGGCTCAATGACTCTTAAGTTAcaagtgtactgtatacccataaATATGATGAAGgtggctggtcttatagctgctcgtgtgggaacactagggatacagtgcatatgctcattggagaatgagttcactgattgatctgctcacggaatactggatggttgataatacttTATTGTcgaatagcgattccgtagtcccaatgatgtatctggtccttagacttgagacacaaagtatgtcttgtatgagtactccactctttgatactagacttctaGGTTTGAAggttctaaatctagcacaaccgatcatcgagagtggtagccaaccttacaagggctattgagtgtcgatagaggatcatccgctcttggtgtcatgagagaaatattcaatgtgttctcgctcaaacaaatccctagctagggtcattcggattgagagagaaagagttctccaagagaatccaattagagcgagactcaagtagaaactgtatgggcctgacaataccatgctcaaTATATAGTCTCTGGGGTATTAAATCGATaatagactatagatacatgataactgaggatagatgggtccaatggattggatttccataTATCGTCcggggactacaacgtagtggcatagtacgtccacagtcgatgagttgagtgaattactatgaagataataattcactgagccagaaagagttctgacaagtatgactcatgaatagctcgatattgggcctagagggtcacacacatatgataggcgttgcgatgagtagatgttcaaatatgagatatccgccggagcccctatcttattggatatctaataagctcatgaattattggatcatatggatgagatccaataagagcttggataaagatctactaatctaagaggcttgggtagtttgatgaagatttaatacccaataggatatgatctattagggttaagttgatagggggtcaTCGAGtacaaataggagggaaccaaaggttcataggctagagcttttcttggttgctacctcctattctcctctcctcttctcctcctcagatagcaggcgtGAAGATTAGGGTAGCGATTTGAGgatcgtcgtcgtagccctactgtgtggatcatcgctagagaggaggacgcttgacctccttcatcctctcctatagatttgtagggattcagggatatacgatctccctagataaaacataatatttcatatacgtagtttttagttttatggattttgcgcaccaatatttgcatgacgacgaacatatttttaaaaatttagagatttttattttttattcttccgctccgtatgtgatgtcgcctcctAAATTTTTTTATAGGGGTAAGCATCTAAAACACTTCCAATGCACCCTTTATGGGCATATAAAAAACCACCTAATGTGTCCTTGAGTTGAGCAACAATAGTCCTCGACATGACAACACTAGTATACCAAGTCACCACCGAGAGAAATGATTTCACCCCAAGGCAAGTAGATTGACTGACCTTGGGTCAACCTACTTGACGTGACCATGTCAACTAACGTCTAAGGTGACCAAGTTGATTAATGCCTAAGGTGCCCAAGTCAACCAGCTCTTGAGGTGCCTAGGTTAGCCAACGCATGAGGTGGCCAAGTCAATCGATGTTCGAggtgcttgttgaatctcgtattttgatgatgaaaccaattgataattgtatttatgttttaatctatgttttgagtgatgc of Musa acuminata AAA Group cultivar baxijiao chromosome BXJ2-3, Cavendish_Baxijiao_AAA, whole genome shotgun sequence contains these proteins:
- the LOC103979413 gene encoding neutral/alkaline invertase 3, chloroplastic, producing the protein MMGSSVVAMHALSGAVPAHFSPSLFANAPHVAIHYKTRGKYRRKSRALAASCSTSRMRNGCLRDYGFRNINNRLLSLKCKCQRAESTSGDANKTWFTEPTSKADQILGELNGQKVVDFENGSAIMPNDVSVNQSSDKTRGNSVEDVAWRLLQESVVYYCGTPVGTIAAKDPSDNGSSVLNYDQVFIRDFIPSGMAFLLMGEYEIVRNFILHTLQLQSWEKTMDCHSPGQGLMPASFKIRTVPLDGDDSATEEVLDPDFGEAAIGRVAPVDSGLWWIILLRAYGKCSGDLSVQERIDVQTGIKMILKLCLADGFDMFPTLLVTDGSCMIDRRMGIHGHPLEIQALFYSALVCAREMLAPEDGSADLIRALNNRLIALSFHIREYYWVDKRKLNEIYRYKTEEYSYDAVNKFNIYPDQISPWLVEWMPEKGGYFIGNLQPAHMDFRFFSLGNLWSIVSSLATTHQSLAILDLIEAKWSDLVADMPFKICYPALEGQEWQIITGSDPKNTPWSYHNGGSWPTLLWQLTVACIKMNRPEIAARAIEVAEKRIAADRWPEYYDTKRARFIGKQARLYQTWSIAGFLVAKLLLKNPDAARNIWNDEDAEIVNALNIIVDSNPRKRGRKVLKKTYII